Proteins from one Anopheles nili chromosome 2, idAnoNiliSN_F5_01, whole genome shotgun sequence genomic window:
- the LOC128721236 gene encoding trypsin delta-like, with amino-acid sequence MVSLSCIGVLLLGACCVCAYVPLSLEAVLTRVKRAPLASGAGDRRLRIVGGSKAPIEDVPYQVSLRYLQTHVCGGSIVSHSWVVTAAHCLDWYPRNAELSVRAGSGFLSAGGSTHEVFFYHLHEQYDANGFQWDVATVRVRTPMVGPGRSPIPLATVKSRWPSPAAGPIVLVSGWGYLTAKGHVVDDLRVVRLHAIEHESCNSTWEGYVTPDMVCAGGQGVDACDGDSGGPAVVNGVLLGIISWGAIECGSGLPGVFTNIAHPSVRNFIHRTTML; translated from the exons ATGGTCAGTTTGAGCTGCATCGGTGTCCTTTTACTGGGAGCCTGTTGCGTTTGCGCGTATG TTCCACTGTCACTCGAGGCGGTCCTTACACGCGTCAAACGAGCTCCTTTGGCGAGTGGTGCTGGTGACCGAAGACTTCGAATCGTTGGTGGCTCCAAAGCACCCATCGAGGACGTTCCTTATCAGGTGTCACTGAGGTACCTTCAAACGCACGTTTGCGGAGGTTCCATCGTGTCCCACTCGTGGGTCGTAACGGCGGCTCACTGTCTGGACTGGTACCCGAGGAACGCCGAG CTTTCAGTGCGCGCGGGTAGCGGCTTCCTTTCGGCGGGTGGATCAACTCACGAGGTATTCTTCTATCACCTGCACGAGCAGTACGATGCAAACGGCTTTCAGTGGGATGTGGCCACAGTTCGCGTGCGAACGCCCATGGTTGGTCCAGGACGATCGCCTATTCCACTAGCGACGGTCAAGTCCCGATGGCCGAGTCCTGCCGCGGGTCCCATAGTGCTCGTGAGCGGTTGGGGTTACCTGACCGCTAAAGGCCACGTGGTTGACGACTTGCGCGTGGTTCGGTTGCACGCCATCGAACACGAGAGCTGCAACAGCACGTGGGAAGGCTACGTCACACCGGA CATGGTGTGTGCCGGAGGTCAGGGAGTGGATGCGTGTGATGGAGACAGTGGAGGGCCGGCCGTGGTGAACGGGGTTTTGCTAGGAATCATCTCCTGGGGAGCCATCGAGTGTGGGAGTGGATTGCCTGGGGTTTTCACCAACATCGCCCACCCGTCGGTAAGGAATTTCATTCACCGCACAACGATGTTGTGA
- the LOC128721241 gene encoding uncharacterized protein LOC128721241, with translation MCCVLGTVTLLFTSGEPFGDTNQHDSEQAKERAKRKVKAPKVSPEELLESLQQAEAQRYAEEQERFHEKVALELREYKQRRVLLMETGKFFRRLEKAASDDRRQRASRKEWTDFLSCRKSPSPTSPPEMRECLFRWAFQQEAQEKSSVSWTLAADERSAMTQNPSRKRITRKDLREAFRNIGGIYFPTIREALAVLEAIQDNTGHVQPEAKTKEVTLVQDEIRKFISDSLDKMTRHITSNIVRDMETLNPVMGDFQFQVSDVLAMYLWTFRPVPLPPNPSGAIETIHVAPLNLVLHRPTALELKDCFFRGLWMDFDHYSHMDPTKVLPALEPFPELMVAQETEWNERQEVRRKRLTTLRQQRVDYENEQRRKQAEAEALEAQKKQPGQGSGKDTQSKQPAKKAADKKRKSAKQAPAFEPEPAVITDETEVDIDAEFEHQECDGFWQSLASVAPSSRPLRPGYVNLREYSIVGGVYKLVCFDELPQPVEHGFHLIVSTEPVGLRLTEKEFRAFEDDELIKIELQLPAHCHWWEEPTVCCWEPWEESEQFIQLQPEVQQFHLCYDELEAHKATLLFAAPERRIDMAGEVKTMSDFSLQDIPTEVRLYYLIRQHVLPRVPERYRFRAELNRLYCTLKERAERRRARDREQLKRDGMLQKYDRFLNASHQPRGGPSIQLSEMRHPIDADKGMEDNSDAEQRRSSEDNAAKQPEMDEKLPQFSLAQPDGPRYLHPPVPLCPALVVGQSDGSNTSITEMGPEMEALVQRMVADDTMLVDDSDEQLCKLFSTFMDLLEYLREKEKPKFEEPPPQEVEVQPIARQSRVQQPRQRLVEVRTTKKYPLGLGPRVGSQPRLESARSSQDRKKRKQKKSLDITGSAATEQLVSQHQDVPSEPEPKEALSLIEHEPGRWSTKPIRRQSYDPDQRLVTFYTDRLGTYALAARKYCNIPFLHWDVRRHGRVANLTTTVTLSTRALRMVFYVTMEGYRVELYDQRDPNLPPAIMPTEGAFSLMELEKSLHRANVHVFPEVDTCFYVPDTVPKHQPMEAHSLQCLALFCLTHNFQSCLWNRYANRRTALVLSRELIEGRNEPEFTTALVTPLKAQFVEVEELCSSSLEEVLLAFHPRPEEQSYNADWYGLLKDGLEEPSRKVLAKTPPVLQWHVGQLLQRLQLLSYS, from the exons ATGTGCTGCGTGCTGGGCACCGTGACGCTGCTCTTCACGTCCGGTGAACCCTTCGGCGACACTAATCAGCACGATT CAGAACAAGCGAAGGAACGTGCGAAGCGT AAGGTCAAAGCTCCAAAAGTCTCTCCGGAAGAATTGct TGAGTCTCTTCAGCAGGCCGAAGCGCAACGATATGCCGAGGAGCAAGAGCGGTTCCACGAGAAGGTCGCCCTAGAACTAAGGGAATACAAACAGCGCCGAGTGCTGCTGATGGAGACGGGCAAATTTTTTCGCA gACTCGAGAAAGCCGCCTCGGATGACCGGCGGCAGCGGGCGAGCCGGAAGGAGTGGACCGACTTCCTGTCGTGCCGAAAATCCCCGAGCCCCACCAGCCCACCCGAGATGCGAGAGTGTCTCTTCCGGTGGGCTTTTCAGCAGGAAGCGCAAGAAAAGAGTTCGGTCAGCTGGACGCTGGCAGCTGACGAGCGAAGCGCGATGACGCAAAACCCCAGCCGGAAGCGAATCACAAGAAAGGATCTGAGAGAAGCCTTCCGGAACATAGGcgggatttattttcccacgaTCCGTGAGGCGCTGGCCGTTTTGGAGGCGATCCAAGACAACACAGGCCACGTGCAACCGGAAGCCAAAACCAAAGAGGTCACCCTGGTGCAGGACGAAATCCGGAAGTTCATTAGCGATTCGCTGGACAAGATGACCCGTCACATCACCAGCAACATCGTGCGAGACATGGA AACGCTGAATCCCGTCATGGGTGACTTCCAATTTCAGGTGTCCGACGTACTAGCGATGTACCTTTGGACCTTTCGACCGGTTCCGCTTCCCCCGAATCC ctcggGGGCGATAGAAACTATCCACGTAGCTCCGTTGAATCTCGTCTTACATCGGCCCACGGCGCTCGAGTTGAAGGATTGCTTCTTCCGTGGATTGTGGATGGATTTCGATCACTATAGTCACATGGACCCCACAAAGGTCCTGCCCGCGCTGGAACCCTTCCCAGAGCTGATGGTGGCACAGGAAACCGAGTGGAACGAACGGCAGGAAGTGCGGCGGAAGCGCCTGACAACCTTGCGCCAGCAGCGCGTAGACTACGAAAACGAACAGCGTCGCAAACAGGCCGAAGCGGAAGCGCTCGAGGCCCAAAAGAAGCAACCCGGTCAAGGATCCGGCAAGGACACGCAATCCAAACAACCCGCCAAGAAAGCCGCGGATAAGAAACGAAAGTCAGCCAAACAGGCGCCTGCGTTTGAACCGGAGCCTGCGGTGATTACGGACGAGACCGAGGTTGACATTGACGCCGAGTTTGAGCATCAGGAGTGCGATGGGTTTTGGCAGTCGTTGGCTTCCGTGGCACCGAGCTCGCGACCTTTGAGGCCGGGTTACGTGAACCTGCGTGAGTACTCCATCGTAGGAGGTGTGTACAAGTTGGTGTGCTTCGACGAGTTGCCTCAACCGGTGGAACACGGATTTCATCTCATCGTATCCACCGAGCCGGTAGGTTTGAGGCTTACAGAAAAGGAATTCCGCGCATTCGAGGATGATGAGTTGATTAAAATCGAGCTCCAACTGCCAGCCCACTGCCATTGGTGGGAAGAGCCAACTGTGTGCTGTTGGGAGCCGTGGGAAGAAAGCGAGCAGTTCATCCAGCTGCAACCGGAAGTGCAGCAGTTCCACCTTTGCTACGACGAACTCGAGGCACACAAGGCGACATTGTTGTTCGCAGCTCCGGAGCGCCGTATCGACATGGCTGGTGAAGTAAAAACTATGTCAGACTTTAGCCTCCAGGACATTCCGACCGAGGTACGGTTGTACTACCTCATTCGACAGCACGTACTGCCACGTGTGCCAGAGCGTTATCGCTTCCGGGCGGAGCTAAATCGGCTGTACTGCACGCTGAAGGAGCGAGCCGAGCGTCGTCGGGCGCGAGACCGGGAACAGCTGAAACGTGACGGGATGCTGCAGAAGTACGACCGATTTCTCAACGCGTCCCATCAACCTCGTGGGGGTCCATCGATACAGCTGTCGGAAATGCGCCATCCTATCGATGCCGATAAGGGCATGGAGGATAACAGCGATGCCGAGCAGCGTCGGAGCTCCGAGGACAACGCCGCAAAGCAAccggaaatggatgaaaaattgccACAATTTTCATTGGCCCAACCGGACGGCCCGCGGTATCTGCATCCTCCTGTTCCACTGTGTCCGGCTCTGGTGGTAGGCCAGTCAGATGGATCCAATACGAGCATCACCGAAATGGGGCCGGAAATGGAGGCGCTCGTGCAGAGAATGGTAGCGGACGACACCATGCTTGTGGACGATTCCGACGAGCAATTGtgcaaattgttttccacgtTTATGGACCTGCTCGAGTATCTgcgggagaaagaaaagcccaaATTCGAGGAACCTCCACCGCAGGAGGTCGAAGTCCAGCCCATCGCTCGACAATCGCGAGTTCAGCAACCTCGACAGCGTCTCGTGGAAGTTCGCACAACGAAGAAGTATCCCCTAGGACTCGGGCCCCGGGTGGGCTCACAACCCCGTCTAGAATCGGCCAGGTCGTCACAAGACCGAAAGAAACGCAAGCAGAAAAAGTCCTTAGACATTACCGGAAGTGCTGCGACGGAACAATTAGTGTCACAGCACCAGGATGTACCGAGTGAGCCCGAGCCGAAGGAAGCTTTGTCGCTGATCGAACACGAACCAGGTCGTTGGTCAACGAAACCGATTCGAAGGCAATCGTACGATCCGGACCAGCGTCTTGTCACATTCTACACTGACCGATTGGGGACGTACGCATTGGCCGCTCGAAAGTACTGCAATATTCCATTTCTGCACTGGGACGTCCGACGCCACGGCAGAGT AGCCAATCTCACAACGACGGTTACACTGTCCACTCGAGCGCTCCGGATGGTGTTCTACGTCACGATGGAAGGCTACCGTGTGGAGTTGTACGACCAACGCGATCCGAATCTGCCACCGGCCATTATGCCCACCGAAGGAGCCTTTTCGCTGATGGAGCTCGAGAAGAGCCTGCATCGAGCGAACGTGCATGTGTTCCCAGAAGTGGACACCTGTTTTTACGTCCCCGACACGGTTCCCAAGCAccaaccgatggaggcgcacagTCTGCAGTGCTTGGCGTTGTTTTGTCTCACGCACAACTTTCAGTCTTGCTTGTGGAACCGGTACGCGAATCGACGCACCGCGCTCGTCCTGAGCCGCGAACTTATCGAGGGCCGGAACGAGCCTGAATTCACAACCGCGTTGGTAACGCCACTTAAGGCGCAATTCGTTGAAGTGGAGGAGCTGTGTTCGTCCTCCCTCGAGGAGGTCCTGCTTGCTTTTCATCCACGTCCCGAGGAGCAGAGC TATAATGCCGACTGGTACGGCCTGCTAAAGGATGGTTTGGAGGAGCCATCGCGAAAGGTTCTAGCCAAAACGCCACCCGTGCTGCAGTGGCATGTCGGGCAGCTCTTGCAACGGCTCCAGCTGCTCAGCTACTCGTGA